In one window of Dokdonia sp. PRO95 DNA:
- a CDS encoding adenylate kinase, whose amino-acid sequence MKNTITLHDLSFEEFITKTNVQHAVNGVAVRLNEDYKGKCPVFLTVLNGAFLFSSELIKKFDHDCELSFIKVASYEGTQQSDEIHTVMGAEPSLKGRDVIVVEDIVDSGNTVETIIKILKDEEVASFTIASLLYKPAAYKKPYKIDYIGLEVPNDFVVGYGLDYNGLGRNLTSIYKLKESTMTNLVLFGPPGAGKGTQAEVLKEKYNLVHISTGDVFRYNIKNATELGTLAKSYIDKGQLVPDSVTIKMLNAEVEKNADAKGFIFDGFPRTEAQAEALAELLESKNTEVSGMVALEVDDEVLVQRLLERGKTSGRADDADEAVIRNRIKVYYAETAILKGYYEKQNKYHGVDGVGTVSEITDRLSKVIDTL is encoded by the coding sequence ATGAAAAATACCATCACACTACACGACCTCTCGTTTGAGGAATTTATTACAAAAACAAATGTGCAACATGCCGTAAATGGTGTAGCTGTGCGTCTTAATGAAGATTACAAGGGTAAATGCCCTGTCTTTCTTACAGTGCTTAACGGCGCATTTCTATTTAGCTCAGAGCTTATTAAAAAGTTTGATCATGATTGTGAATTGAGCTTTATTAAGGTAGCGAGTTATGAAGGAACACAGCAAAGTGATGAGATTCATACCGTAATGGGAGCAGAACCATCACTTAAAGGACGCGATGTGATTGTGGTAGAAGATATAGTAGACTCTGGAAACACTGTTGAAACCATCATAAAAATACTTAAAGACGAAGAGGTTGCTTCTTTTACGATAGCATCCTTACTTTATAAGCCAGCGGCTTATAAAAAGCCTTATAAAATAGATTATATAGGGCTAGAAGTACCTAATGATTTTGTAGTAGGATATGGTCTAGACTATAATGGTCTAGGACGTAATCTTACATCCATTTATAAACTTAAAGAATCTACAATGACTAATCTGGTTTTATTTGGCCCTCCAGGTGCCGGTAAAGGAACACAAGCCGAAGTTTTAAAAGAAAAGTATAATCTAGTACATATAAGTACTGGAGATGTTTTTAGATACAACATTAAAAATGCTACAGAGCTAGGGACCTTAGCAAAATCATACATTGATAAAGGACAGCTTGTTCCAGATAGCGTAACTATAAAAATGCTTAATGCAGAGGTGGAGAAAAATGCCGATGCTAAGGGATTTATTTTTGATGGTTTTCCTCGTACAGAGGCACAGGCAGAAGCACTAGCAGAATTACTTGAAAGTAAGAATACTGAGGTTTCTGGAATGGTTGCTTTAGAGGTGGATGATGAGGTGCTAGTACAACGTTTACTAGAAAGAGGTAAGACTTCTGGGCGTGCAGATGATGCAGATGAGGCAGTGATACGCAACCGTATTAAAGTATACTATGCAGAAACTGCTATCTTAAAAGGATACTACGAGAAGCAAAATAAGTATCACGGAGTTGATGGCGTGGGTACAGTAAGTGAGATTACAGACAGATTAAGTAAGGTGATTGACACCTTATAA
- the purK gene encoding 5-(carboxyamino)imidazole ribonucleotide synthase, whose translation MTNYFSSQFKLGILGGGQLGKMMLYDTRKYDIQTYVLDPSDDAPSKIACDHFEQGSLMDYDTVLAFGKKVDVLTFEIESVNIDALEALEKEGVKVFPQPSVLRNIQDKGVQKDFYAQHDIPTAGYTKYAFAKAVKENLNTASSDIEFPFIWKSCTGGYDGKGVSVVRTAEDLDHLPQVPCIAEKMIPFKNELAVIVARSVSGEVKTYPVVEMEFHPEANQVEYVICPARIDENVANKARAIAEQVSKAFGHVGLLAVEMFQTEDDEILVNEVAPRPHNSGHYSIEGSFTNQFEQHLRAILDLPLGNTDSKVASVMVNLVGDEGHTGAVKYKNIEQIMAMDGVTPHIYGKKETRPFRKMGHVTIVNHNLVKARQVAQEVKENIRVIAQ comes from the coding sequence ATGACAAACTACTTTTCTTCACAGTTTAAACTTGGAATTTTAGGCGGTGGCCAGCTCGGCAAGATGATGCTTTATGACACTAGAAAATATGATATCCAGACATATGTGCTTGACCCTAGTGATGATGCTCCTAGCAAGATTGCTTGTGATCATTTTGAGCAAGGAAGTCTTATGGATTATGACACGGTACTCGCTTTTGGCAAAAAAGTAGATGTACTTACCTTTGAGATAGAAAGTGTAAATATAGATGCCCTTGAAGCACTAGAAAAAGAAGGGGTAAAAGTGTTTCCGCAGCCATCTGTGTTGCGTAACATACAAGATAAAGGAGTACAAAAAGACTTTTATGCACAACATGATATTCCAACAGCGGGGTATACAAAGTACGCTTTCGCGAAAGCGGTAAAAGAAAACTTAAACACAGCATCAAGTGATATCGAGTTTCCATTTATCTGGAAATCATGCACGGGAGGATATGATGGAAAAGGAGTCTCTGTTGTAAGAACCGCCGAAGATTTAGACCACCTACCTCAAGTACCATGCATCGCCGAAAAAATGATCCCATTTAAAAATGAGCTTGCAGTAATTGTAGCTCGTAGTGTATCTGGCGAAGTAAAGACATACCCTGTGGTAGAAATGGAATTTCACCCAGAAGCAAACCAAGTGGAGTATGTAATTTGCCCCGCTCGTATAGATGAGAATGTTGCAAATAAAGCTCGCGCAATAGCAGAGCAGGTTTCAAAAGCATTTGGCCATGTAGGTCTGCTTGCTGTTGAGATGTTTCAAACAGAAGATGATGAGATTCTTGTAAATGAAGTGGCTCCTAGACCACACAATAGTGGTCATTATAGTATAGAGGGAAGTTTTACAAATCAGTTTGAGCAACATCTTAGAGCTATTTTAGACTTACCGTTAGGAAACACAGATAGTAAAGTAGCATCTGTAATGGTAAATCTAGTAGGTGATGAGGGACATACAGGCGCAGTAAAATATAAGAACATAGAACAAATTATGGCAATGGATGGTGTAACACCACACATTTATGGCAAGAAGGAAACAAGACCTTTCCGTAAGATGGGACACGTTACCATTGTAAATCACAATCTTGTAAAGGCAAGACAAGTAGCTCAAGAGGTTAAAGAAAACATACGTGTAATTGCACAATAA
- the purE gene encoding 5-(carboxyamino)imidazole ribonucleotide mutase yields MMKVGIIMGSTSDLPVMQEAIDFLKEMNIDTEVDIVSAHRTPEKLFDYGKNAHTRGINVIIAGAGGAAHLPGMVASLSPLPVIGVPVKSRNSIDGWDSVLSILQMPGGVPVATVALDGAKNAGILAAQILGARDGAVQDKIIAYKEGLKQKVIEGAKSIT; encoded by the coding sequence ATTATGAAAGTAGGAATCATAATGGGAAGCACTAGCGACCTGCCAGTAATGCAAGAAGCTATAGACTTCTTAAAAGAAATGAATATTGATACAGAAGTAGATATTGTGAGCGCACACCGCACACCAGAGAAGCTTTTTGATTATGGTAAAAATGCCCATACTCGCGGTATTAATGTGATTATAGCTGGGGCTGGAGGTGCTGCACACTTACCTGGAATGGTAGCATCATTATCACCACTACCAGTAATAGGTGTTCCTGTAAAATCTCGTAACTCTATAGATGGATGGGATTCTGTCCTTTCCATATTACAAATGCCAGGAGGTGTACCTGTTGCAACTGTCGCGCTAGACGGAGCAAAAAATGCAGGTATTCTTGCTGCTCAGATTCTAGGGGCTAGAGATGGCGCAGTACAAGATAAAATAATAGCTTATAAAGAAGGGCTTAAGCAGAAGGTTATAGAAGGTGCAAAAAGCATTACATAG
- a CDS encoding M3 family metallopeptidase encodes MSLTNNPLLQDFDEAPFSSIKDEHFKPAFEEAIRLSRKEIDDIATSDEPATFTNTIAALDYAGQQLDRISSIFFNLNSAETSEAIQKIAQEVSPLLTAFNNDITLNEQLFARIQDIYAQKDSLDLTVEEKTLLDKKYKSFSRNGANLPEDKKSRLREIDTALAQLKLSFGENILAETNSYELHITDEKDLAGIPDSAKEAFAAEAVSREKDGWVVTLDYPSYIPFMKYADNRELRKELSLAFGSRAFKNNEHDNQKNTLEIANLRHERAQLLGYATHAHFVLEERMAKTPEKVINFLNELLEKAKPAAQKEFEQLEKFANELDNIARLEKWDGSYYAEKLKKKLFSLDDEQLKPYFKLENVIDGVFEIATRLFGLQFKQVYDVDVYHKEVKTYRVTDADGNYVSLFYADFHPRKGKRGGAWMTSFKGQKIENGINDRPHISNVCNFTPSTPSKPSLLTFNEVTTLFHEFGHGLHGMLANTTYPSLSGTSVYWDFVELPSQVLENWCYEKEALELFATHYETGEVIPMDLVQKIKDAATFQEGMATLRQLSFGLLDMSWHGQDPSEIKDVKAFETKAFGDTSLYPDTPETCMSTAFAHIFQGGYSSGYYSYKWAEVLDADAFEYFKEEGIFNKDVAAKFKDHVLSKGGIEDPMILYKRFRGQEPKPEALLRRAGLI; translated from the coding sequence ATGTCGCTTACAAACAATCCGCTATTACAAGATTTTGATGAAGCTCCTTTTTCTTCAATTAAAGACGAGCATTTTAAGCCAGCCTTTGAAGAAGCAATACGCTTAAGTCGTAAAGAAATAGACGATATCGCTACCAGCGACGAGCCTGCTACTTTTACAAATACCATCGCAGCCTTAGACTACGCAGGACAGCAACTAGATCGTATTTCAAGTATCTTTTTTAACTTAAATAGCGCCGAAACCTCTGAAGCTATTCAGAAAATAGCACAAGAAGTTTCTCCACTGCTTACAGCTTTTAACAATGACATTACTCTTAACGAGCAGTTATTTGCTAGAATTCAAGATATATACGCTCAAAAAGACAGTTTAGACCTTACCGTAGAAGAAAAAACACTTCTCGATAAAAAATACAAGAGTTTCTCTCGAAATGGAGCCAACTTACCAGAGGATAAAAAATCCCGCTTACGCGAAATTGATACTGCGCTAGCACAATTAAAACTGAGTTTTGGCGAAAACATTCTAGCCGAAACAAACAGCTACGAGCTGCACATCACCGATGAAAAAGACCTAGCAGGAATACCTGATAGTGCAAAAGAAGCATTTGCTGCCGAAGCAGTCTCTAGAGAAAAAGATGGATGGGTAGTAACACTTGATTACCCTAGCTACATTCCGTTTATGAAGTATGCAGATAATCGTGAGCTACGTAAGGAGCTATCACTTGCATTTGGGAGTAGAGCATTTAAAAACAACGAGCACGATAATCAAAAGAACACGCTGGAGATTGCAAATCTACGTCATGAGCGTGCACAGTTACTTGGGTATGCTACACACGCACATTTTGTACTAGAAGAGCGCATGGCAAAAACGCCAGAAAAAGTAATAAACTTTTTAAACGAATTGCTAGAAAAAGCAAAACCTGCTGCCCAGAAAGAATTTGAACAACTAGAAAAATTTGCAAATGAGCTTGATAACATCGCCCGCTTAGAAAAGTGGGATGGTTCGTATTATGCTGAGAAGCTTAAGAAAAAACTCTTTAGCCTAGATGACGAGCAACTCAAACCTTATTTCAAGTTAGAAAATGTAATTGACGGAGTTTTTGAAATTGCGACACGATTGTTTGGACTTCAGTTTAAACAAGTATATGATGTAGATGTTTACCACAAAGAGGTGAAAACTTATCGTGTTACAGATGCAGATGGCAACTATGTATCGCTATTCTATGCAGATTTCCACCCACGTAAAGGAAAGCGTGGTGGAGCGTGGATGACTTCTTTTAAAGGACAGAAAATTGAGAATGGTATAAATGATCGCCCGCATATATCTAATGTATGCAACTTCACTCCTTCTACACCTAGCAAACCATCACTACTTACATTTAATGAGGTAACTACGCTCTTTCACGAGTTTGGACACGGGCTACACGGTATGCTTGCAAATACTACCTACCCTAGCCTCTCAGGAACTTCTGTATACTGGGATTTTGTTGAGTTACCAAGTCAAGTACTAGAGAATTGGTGTTATGAGAAAGAAGCTTTAGAGCTTTTTGCAACACATTATGAGACCGGTGAAGTAATCCCAATGGATTTAGTTCAAAAAATAAAGGATGCTGCTACCTTCCAAGAAGGAATGGCAACACTGCGCCAACTAAGCTTTGGCTTACTCGATATGTCTTGGCATGGTCAAGACCCGAGTGAGATTAAGGATGTAAAAGCATTTGAAACAAAAGCATTTGGAGATACTTCTTTATATCCTGACACTCCAGAGACGTGTATGAGTACAGCATTTGCACACATCTTTCAAGGAGGGTATTCTTCTGGATATTACAGCTACAAATGGGCAGAAGTACTAGATGCAGATGCGTTTGAATACTTTAAAGAAGAAGGGATTTTTAACAAAGATGTGGCAGCTAAGTTTAAGGATCACGTACTCTCAAAAGGAGGAATAGAGGACCCTATGATATTGTATAAACGTTTCCGTGGTCAAGAGCCTAAACCAGAAGCATTATTACGACGTGCAGGAC